In Amaranthus tricolor cultivar Red isolate AtriRed21 chromosome 5, ASM2621246v1, whole genome shotgun sequence, a genomic segment contains:
- the LOC130812634 gene encoding phospholipase D alpha 4, producing the protein MEGNKYLHGTLEVTIFHATPFAPSFPFSCLSASSRPAYVTIRIGEHKMAKTTREHDRIWNQTFQIQCAHPMDSLIIITVKTKCSILGKIQFQAQQLVTQASLINGFFPLLSEDKKPKPKLGLQFILWFKPAYLEPSWERLIENGDFKGLRKATFPQRSNCNVTLYHDAHHLPSFQPKLPDHSIPRKLWEDVYKALEGAKHLIYIAGWSLNPKMVLVRDHQTEIPRARGVTIGELLKQKAEEGVAVRIMLWNDETSIPLIKNKGLMKTHDEDAFAYFKNTRVVCRLCPRLHKKFPTLFSHHQKTITIDTKVENSPSNREIMSFIGGVDLCDGRYDTEQHSLFRTLNTESHAHDFYQTNITGASLHKGGPREPWHDVHASITGEAAWDVLTNFEQRWLKQCEPSLLIPASTIGKLHTSSPPSISDRNWQVQVFRSMDHFSASPSSNIVSTEQSIHEAYIEAIRKADRFIYIENQYFIGGCNLWEKDQNSGCRNLIPIEIALKVANKIKARQRFSVYVIIPMWPEGIPESESVQDILHWTWETMATMYRLIGQAIKETGEKAHPRDYLNFFCLANREEKREGEFVPPYSPHHLTSYWNAQTNRRFMIYVHSKLMIVDDIYILIGSANINQRSMDGARDTEIAIGCYQTKIEGEKETKNTDIYAYRMSLWYEHTGRQEKEFNEPHSKECVDILCSIGEQMWKTYSGEEVVDMQGVHLVSYPIYVREDGSLEELSNSSNFPDTQTPIQGKRSKILPPIFTT; encoded by the exons ATGGAAGGGAATAAGTATCTTCATGGGACATTGGAGGTCACCATCTTTCATGCAACACCTTTTGCACCATCCTTCCCCTTCAGT TGTTTATCAGCAAGCAGTAGACCAGCATATGTGACAATCAGGATAGGCGAGCACAAAATGGCAAAAACAACGCGTGAACATGATAGAATTTGGAACCAGACCTTCCAGATACAGTGTGCTCATCCAATGGACTCGCTCATTATTATCACTGTAAAAACCAAGTGTTCCATCCTGGGGAAGATACAATTTCAGGCACAACAGCTAGTTACTCAAGCAAGCTTAATAAATGGCTTTTTTCCCTTGCTATCAGAAGACAAAAAGCCTAAGCCAAAATTAGGGCTACAATTCATCCTATGGTTCAAACCAGCATACTTGGAGCCAAGCTGGGAAAGGTTGATTGAAAATGGTGACTTCAAGGGCCTACGGAAAGCAACATTTCCACAACGATCTAATTGCAATGTGACACTTTATCACGATGCTCACCATCTTCCTTCTTTCCAACCAAAATTGCCAGATCATAGCATTCCGCGAAAACTCTGGGAAGATGTATACAAGGCACTGGAAGGGGcaaaacatttaatttatatagCAGGATGGTCACTGAATCCCAAGATGGTGCTG GTACGAGATCATCAAACAGAAATTCCACGAGCAAGAGGAGTGACAATTGGTGAATTGCTCAAACAGAAAGCAGAAGAGGGAGTGGCGGTAAGAATAATGCTCTGGAATGACGAAACATCCATACCACTCATCAAGAACAAGGGCTTAATGAAGACTCATGATGAAGATGCTTTCGCATACTTCAAAAACACAAGAGTGGTGTGCAGATTATGCCCACGATTGCACAAGAAGTTTCCTACATTATTCAGCCACCATCAGAAAACTATTACTATAGATACTAAAGTAGAAAACTCCCCAAGCAATAGGGAAATAATGAGCTTCATAGGTGGAGTAGATCTCTGTGATGGTCGCTATGATACAGAACAACATTCCCTTTTTCGAACACTAAACACCGAATCCCATGCCCATGATTTTTACCAAACGAACATTACAGGGGCTAGCCTCCATAAAGGTGGACCAAGAGAACCTTGGCATGACGTACATGCTAGTATAACAGGTGAAGCAGCCTGGGACGTGCTTACCAACTTTGAACAGAGATGGCTTAAGCAATGCGAACCTTCTCTACTAATACCAGCCAGCACCATAGGAAAACTCCATACGTCTTCTCCTCCAAGCATCTCTGACAGAAATTGGCAAGTGCAGGTTTTTCGGTCCATGGACCATTTCTCTGCAAGTCCATCATCAAACATAGTTAGCACTGAGCAGAGCATCCATGAAGCTTATATAGAGGCAATAAGAAAAGCAGATAGATTCATATACATAGAGAATCAGTATTTTATAGGAGGGTGCAATTTATGGGAAAAAGATCAGAACAGTGGATGCAGAAATTTGATCCCTATTGAGATAGCATTAAAGGtagcaaataaaattaaagcaaGACAGAGATTCTCAGTGTATGTGATAATACCCATGTGGCCAGAAGGGATACCAGAGAGTGAAAGCGTACAAGATATATTACATTGGACATGGGAGACCATGGCAACAATGTATAGATTAATAGGACAAGCAATAAAAGAAACAGGAGAGAAAGCACATCCTAGAGATTATTTGAACTTTTTCTGCCTTGCTAACAGGGAAGAAAAGAGAGAAGGAGAGTTTGTTCCTCCATATTCTCCTCATCATTTAACATCATACTGGAATGCCCAAACAAATAGAAGGTTCATGATCTATGTCCACTCCAAGCTCATGATAG TCGACGATATATACATCTTGATAGGATCCGCAAACATAAACCAGAGATCTATGGATGGGGCAAGAGACACAGAGATTGCAATTGGATGTTATCAAACTAAGATAGAAGGAGAGAAGGAAACAAAGAATACAGATATTTATGCATATCGGATGTCTCTATGGTACGAGCACACAGGAAGACAGGAGAAAGAGTTCAACGAGCCACATAGCAAGGAATGTGTGGACATACTATGTTCTATTGGGGAGCAGATGTGGAAGACATATAGTGGAGAAGAAGTTGTGGACATGCAAGGTGTACATTTGGTATCTTATCCGATATATGTGAGGGAGGACGGATCTCTGGAAGAGCTATCAAACAGCAGCAACTTTCCCGATACACAAACTCCAATACAGGGAAAGAGATCAAAGATTCTCCCACCTATTTTCACCACGTGA